DNA from Candidatus Bathyarchaeia archaeon:
ATCCTTAACCTTAAAGTTCAATATGTCTTCACCTATCCAGAAAATAAGAGCGTCTACTAAAATATATGTTGTAGGGTGAATATTGGATCTGAGAGATATAACTAAACTTAGACCTCAAAATATAATATTCGCGGGATGACTGAGAAAATGGGGAGTTGAATTTTTAAGAAGATCTCATTATAACTGGATGACTTACTTTTTATCTTGCCAGAACCCTTTTAACAACGGGTGGTCTGATCTTTCTTAAAACCCTATACCGGCAGTATGGGCATCTTATGCCCAGCTCGAGCTCTGTTGATTTAATTATAGCTCCGCATTTAACGCATTGATATAATATGACTTGTTCTTCCTCACCAGCCAATAATATTCACCTAAAGATGAGGGGATGCGCCACAAATTTAAACTTTACTATACTGCTATAATGTAAATTTCCAGTATAATATTAAAGTTTATTCGCTAATCCTATTTGGAAGAGCGGGATAATAAGGGAGAAATACTAGGCTGCATGATTTATTTAAAAGCCTAAATATTAAGATAGTGCGGTGAGCTACTTGTCTAAGGCTTTAGTAACTGGCGGCGCTGGTTTTATTGGAAGCCACCTAGTGGGAAGGTTGATGGAGGACGATTTTGAGGTTGTTGTTTTGGATAACCTGTTTACTGGCAGTCTTAATAATATCCGTGAATATTTTGGGAGTCCGCATCTACATCTCATTAGGGGCGATATTAGAAAAAAGACCGATGTAAGAAAAGCCGTTAAAGATGTGGATTATGTCTTTCATTTGGCGGCGATAGCCAACATTGACCTATCACTAAAGAAGCCTAAGTTAGTTAATGACGTTAATGTAAATGGGACTCTGAATCTTCTGGAAGAGTGTTTAAATTCTAATGTTGAAAAGTTCATTTTCGCTTCCTCATGCGCTGTTTACGGTGAGCCAGCATACATACCTATCGATGAGAACCATCCAGTAAATCCTCTATCCCCTTATGGTGCTAGTAAGGCTGCCGCTGAGCACTACTGCAAAGTGTTCTATAGCGCTTATGGGTTGAAGACTGTTATCTTAAGGCTCTTCAACGTTTATGGCCCTAGACAGGAAAGGAGCCCCTATTGTGGTGTCATAGCCAAGTTTATAAACGTTCTAAGAAATGGTAAGGCACCGATCATATTTGGTGATGGTGAGCAGACAAGAGACTTCATATATATTAGCGATGTTGTTAGTGCCTTAATGCTAGCCTTGAAAAATAAGTCATGTTCTGGTATGATCTTTAATATTGGCTCCGGTTTAGAGACTAGTATAAATGAGGTTGCTGATAAACTCATTAAGATGTTCGGTTTAGATGTTAAGCCGATTCACATTAATGCTAGGGTCGAGGATATAAGGCGTAGCTGCGCAAACATTAATAGAGCCATGAATATTCTAGGATTTAAGGTGAATGTATCTCTAGATGTGGGCTTAGAGATATGTGTTAGAGAGGTTCAGCGATCGATGGGGGATTAAATGTGGCTAAGAATGTGCTTATATTGGCTGGCGGAGGCGGGCATACTGGATACGGGTATGCATTAGCCCAGAATCTTTATGGAAGAGCTAACCTAACATTCCTAGCGCCTGAAGGAGACACCCTAAGCCATAAGAGACTAAGCAAGTTTGGTGAAGTTTATCCATTAATAAAGCCTAGGGGTCCTAAGACCCCGCATCACGAGTTTATACCTAGACTTATTAGGGCTTTCCCAGAAGCCTCAAAGCATATTTCAGGAGACTATGATGTTGTTGTAAGCACTGGAAGCAATTTCTGTATTCCACCCTCAATCCTAGCTTGGCTGAGGGGTATACCGGTCGTTAATATTGAGAGCTCAGTCCGATTCATAAAACCATCTAAAACAGCCTTCCTACTCCAGCCTATATCGGCGCTGACAGCCCTACAGTGGGAGGAGCAGAAGAACATACTAAGGGGCGTTGTTGTCGGACCATTAATACCTAAACCTGAGGTTGAACCTAGAAACGAAGGATACATTTTAGTAACAGGTGGAACCGAGGGGCATAGACTGCTCTTCAATGTTATTGCGAGGAGTAACCTAAAAAATGTTGTTATGCAAACTGGCAAAGTAAACCCGGAGCCATATAGGAGAATTCATCCAGAGTGGAAAATAATAGATTACTCAACAGAATTCCATAAATTAATAGCTGGCGCAGATGTTATCGTAACACACTTCGGAATGACGGTTCTAGAGGCATTAGTCTATAGAAAGCCAACAGTGATAGTCCCAAACCCAGAATGGACAAGAGCAGCCACCCCAGAAGATGCAAAACATTACGCGAGAAAAGTAAACGCAGTAATAATAACAGAGATAACATTAGAAAAAATACTAAACGCGATAGAAGAAGCAAAAGAAAAAGATCAACCGAAACTGCCGGATGGAGCAAAAAACCTAGCAAACATTATTCTGAGGGAAATAAATTAACCCAGTATATTATTAACCACTTCCACTAACTTTTTCGATAACTCTTTCCTATCAAACTTCATTGCCAACGCCCTCGCCCTTTCAACATATTTATCATATTCATTAACCAGAGTTGCTAGGCTGCTAGCTAAAATCGCGGGATCTTCTTGATCGACATAAATGCCTACATCATTTTTTCTTATAAATTCTTCCAGAAAAGAATCCGTGGAGCCGTATCCTGCTATAGGTAACCCGGCTGCCAAATAATCATAAACTTTTACTGGAATCGTATAGAGATACTCTATA
Protein-coding regions in this window:
- a CDS encoding glycosyltransferase, yielding MAKNVLILAGGGGHTGYGYALAQNLYGRANLTFLAPEGDTLSHKRLSKFGEVYPLIKPRGPKTPHHEFIPRLIRAFPEASKHISGDYDVVVSTGSNFCIPPSILAWLRGIPVVNIESSVRFIKPSKTAFLLQPISALTALQWEEQKNILRGVVVGPLIPKPEVEPRNEGYILVTGGTEGHRLLFNVIARSNLKNVVMQTGKVNPEPYRRIHPEWKIIDYSTEFHKLIAGADVIVTHFGMTVLEALVYRKPTVIVPNPEWTRAATPEDAKHYARKVNAVIITEITLEKILNAIEEAKEKDQPKLPDGAKNLANIILREIN
- a CDS encoding SDR family NAD(P)-dependent oxidoreductase, which encodes MSKALVTGGAGFIGSHLVGRLMEDDFEVVVLDNLFTGSLNNIREYFGSPHLHLIRGDIRKKTDVRKAVKDVDYVFHLAAIANIDLSLKKPKLVNDVNVNGTLNLLEECLNSNVEKFIFASSCAVYGEPAYIPIDENHPVNPLSPYGASKAAAEHYCKVFYSAYGLKTVILRLFNVYGPRQERSPYCGVIAKFINVLRNGKAPIIFGDGEQTRDFIYISDVVSALMLALKNKSCSGMIFNIGSGLETSINEVADKLIKMFGLDVKPIHINARVEDIRRSCANINRAMNILGFKVNVSLDVGLEICVREVQRSMGD
- a CDS encoding DNA-directed RNA polymerase subunit P, with protein sequence MAGEEEQVILYQCVKCGAIIKSTELELGIRCPYCRYRVLRKIRPPVVKRVLAR